In Toxotes jaculatrix isolate fToxJac2 chromosome 20, fToxJac2.pri, whole genome shotgun sequence, the following proteins share a genomic window:
- the pan3 gene encoding PAN2-PAN3 deadenylation complex subunit PAN3, translating into MNSGLPASAAPLGGAGIPNVKVKFCRYYAKDKTCFYGDECQFLHEDPSMASLPLHGSGGSPVPLSMAGGGGTPAGYSLGGSAAACPGGGGTGVSKKSETLGPAGTSLEGQLLTIPGMEGATLSDANLTNSYFSSSFIGVNGFGSPAESKYSMMQRMTTSSSSPSLLNDGAKNFSHSTHDPVNSPTSSLFSDFGALSISQRRKAPNPTASEFIPKGAPRMATMAQSTVQAFPSPLFPHPGLSTSTAAALAPGMSLSAGSSPLHSPKITPHTSPAPRRRSHTPNPANYMVPTTASDQGAHIIQKETVGGTTYFYTDNTPAPMTGMVFPTYHIYPPTAPHVAYMQPKANAPSFFMADELRQELINRHLITMAQIDHSENPDVPSEVDSYHSLFPLEPLPPPNRMQKTSNFSYITSCYKAVNSKDDLPYCLRRIHGFRLVNTKCMMLVDMWKKIQHSNSVTLREVFTTKAFGDHSLVFSYDFHAGAETMFSRHFNDPAADSYFTKRKWGQHEPPPPRQHAGLLPESLIWAYIVQLSSALRTIHTAGLACRVMDPSKILITGKTRLRVNCVGVFDVLTFDNSQTNHLALMPQYQQADLVSLGKVVLALACNSLAGIQRENLQKAMELVSINYSSDLKNLILYLLTEQSRLRSVNDIMPMIGARFYTQLDASQMRNDVIEEDLAKEVQNGRLFRLLAKLGTINERPEFQKDPTWSETGDRYLLKLFRDHLFHQVTEAGTPWIDLSHIVSCLNKLDAGVPEKISLVSRDEKSVLVVTYSDLKRCFDSTFQELQAAASGSL; encoded by the exons ATGAACAGTGGACTCCCAGCTTCAGCTGCTCCGCTCGGGGGTGCCGGGATACCCAACGTCAAGGTGAAGTTTTGCCGATATTACGCGAAAGACAAAACGTGCTTTTATGGAGACGAGTGTCAGTTCCTGCATGAGGATCCGTCCATGGCAAGCCTGCCGCTGCACGGCAGCGGCGGTAGCCCCGTCCCGTTGTCCATGGCCGGGGGTGGCGGGACGCCAGCGGGGTATTCCCTCGGTGGTTCCGCGGCGGCCTGTCCGGGTGGCGGGGGAACCGGTGTGTCCAAGAAGAGCGAAACATTGGGACCTGCAGGCACATCTCTGGAGGGGCAGCTGTTAACCA TCCCAGGGATGGAGGGTGCAACCCTGAGCGATGCCAATCTTACCAACTCTtacttcagcagcagctttattGGGGTCAATGGGTTTGGAAGCCCAGCAGAATCTAAATACTCAATGATGCAG CGAATGActaccagcagcagctctcccAGTCTCCTCAACGATGGTGCCAAGAACTTCAGCCACAGCACTCACG ATCCAGTGAACTCCCCGACATCCTCACTGTTCAGTGATTTTGGTGCTCTTAGCATTTCCCAAAGGAGAAAG GCTCCTAATCCGACAGCAAGTGAGTTCATCCCTAAGGGAGCTCCACGTATGGCCACCATGGCTCAGTCCACTGTCCAGGCCTTCCCCTCACCTCTCTTCCCACATCCTGGTCTCAGCACTtccacagctgctgcactgGCTCCAG GTATGTCCTTGTCTGCGGGGTCTTCCCCTCTCCATTCCCCAAAAATTACACCGCACACCTCGCCTGCCCCTCGTCGGCGCAGTCATACCCCAAACCCTGCCAACTACATGGTGCCCACCACCGCATCTGATCAGGGCGCTCACATTATCCAGAAAGAGACTGTAGGGGGGACTACCTACTTCTACACAGACAACACCCCAGCGCCAATGACTGGGATG GTGTTTCCTACGTACCATATCTATCCCCCCACTGCACCCCATGTGGCTTACATGCAGCCGAAAGCAAATGCCCCGTCCTTCTTCATGGCTGATGAGCTTCGACAG GAGTTGATAAACAGACATTTGATAACCATGGCTCAGATTGACCACTCAGAAAACCCAG ATGTACCGTCTGAGGTGGATAGCTATCACAGCCTGTTCCCCCTTGAGCCACTCCCTCCTCCTAACCGCATGCAGAAGACCAGCAACTTCAGCTACATCACGTCCTGCTACAAGGCTGTCAACAGCAAGGATGACCTGCCTTACTGCCTGAGGAGGAtacatg gtTTCCGCCTTGTTAACACAAAGTGCATGATGCTGGTGGACATGTGGAAGAAGATCCAGCACTCAAACTCTGTAACACTGAGGGAGGTCTTCACCACCAAGGCCTTTGGAGACCACT CATTGGTGTTCTCTTACGACTTCCATGCGGGTGCAGAAACCATGTTCAGCAGACACTTCAATGACCCAGCAGCAGACTCGTACTTTACTAAAAGGAAGTGGG GGCAACATGAGCCTCCCCCACCACGGCAGCACGCAGGTCTGCTCCCCGAGTCTCTGATTTGGGCCTACATTGTCCAGCTCAGCTCGGCCCTGCGCACCATCCACACTGCTGGCCTAGCCTGTCGTGTTATGGACCCCAGCAAGATTCTCATTACTGGCAAGACcag ATTACGGGTGAACTGTGTTGGGGTTTTTGATGTCTTAACATTTGACAACAGTCAGACAAATCATCTTGCCCTAATGCCACAGTACCAG CAAGCAGACCTAGTGTCACTGGGCAAGGTGGTGCTGGCGTTGGCATGTAACTCCCTAGCTGGCATCCAAAGGGAGAACCTGCAGAAGGCCATGGAGCTGGTTTCGATTAACTACTCTTCAGACCTCAAGAACCTCATTCT gtatCTGCTGACTGAACAGTCTCGCCTGCGCAGTGTCAATGACATTATGCCGATGATTGGAGCCCGATTCTACACACAACTAGATGCATCACAGATGAGGAATGATGTCATTGAGGAGGACCTGGCCAAG GAGGTGCAAAATGGCCGTCTCTTCCGCCTGTTAGCCAAACTGGGCACCATCAACGAGCGCCCAGA GTTTCAGAAGGACCCGACGTGGTCAGAGACGGGCGACCGCTACCTGTTGAAACTTTTCCGGGATCACCTGTTTCATCAGGTGACAGAAGCTGGGACGCCTTGGATTGACCTCAGCCACATTGTCTCCTGCCTCAACAAG CTGGACGCGGGCGTTCCTGAAAAGATCAGCCTGGTTTCTCGGGATGAGAAAAGTGTCCTGGTTGTGACCTACTCTGACCTGAAGCGCTGCTTTGACAGCACCTTCCAGGAGCTGCAGGCTGCAGCTTCCGGCTCTCTGTAG